The following proteins come from a genomic window of Mycobacterium sp. DL:
- a CDS encoding xanthine dehydrogenase family protein molybdopterin-binding subunit has protein sequence MPHVVGQPVNRVEGIDKVTGRARYAADNPVDDVTYAAVVQSQIPHGRVTPESMAVAAARAEAAPGVLYVLTPLNCPTLQVLPYELTWDLPFERRPPLSDLTVQHVGQHMALVVADSPENADQAASMMTFDYVPAHAQLSAAQVLAEPEVADDDRGQVRHGAYRPDHFVKLTEEKLQDRRGPVAEPAGITVSADYTTAVNTHYPIELSATIAQWDGDCLIIHDGTRWITGERRMLAAYLAMPEDRIRILSPLVGGAFGSKSFLWMHVVLCAVAAREVGRPVKLVLTRNQMFTATGHRPRTEQRVSLVAGDSGEILSTEQHTLTETSTVAHFCEPVGLSARLLYRSPRLVVSHTVARINAPTPCFMRGPGEAPGLFALEVAMDELADATGQDPVLMRLANLSDVDQTNGRPWSAAHLAECYLSGAQRFGWQQRPGPRALRRNGIQIGWGMATATYPGRRMPAGCRVETSSDGRVRFSAATHEIGTGVRTVMTQLAADTTGLPLSHVSFESGDSLFPDAPYSGASQTTATVGSAVFAAAQEWKRRLGDHAPQVAGELADALCFTVSTEGAPETGSVSQSFGAHFCEVEVDEQIGRIAVTRWVAVMDCGRVLNPKLATNQVMGGITFGLGMALLEQVPHDPRTAQLIGEYYVPTHADRPAFDISFVDTPDYALDEIGVRGIGEIGACGVPAAIANAIHHATGKRLRDLPITLEALMEPFESRTDGRN, from the coding sequence ATGCCCCACGTTGTCGGACAACCGGTCAACCGAGTCGAGGGAATCGACAAGGTGACAGGACGGGCGCGCTATGCCGCGGACAACCCGGTCGACGACGTGACCTACGCGGCTGTGGTGCAGTCCCAGATCCCGCACGGCCGAGTGACACCGGAGTCCATGGCCGTGGCGGCCGCACGGGCCGAGGCCGCTCCCGGAGTGCTGTACGTGCTGACTCCGCTGAACTGTCCTACGCTGCAGGTGCTTCCGTACGAGCTGACGTGGGATCTGCCCTTCGAGCGCCGCCCGCCCCTGTCGGATCTGACGGTGCAGCACGTCGGTCAGCACATGGCACTGGTCGTGGCCGACTCTCCGGAGAACGCCGATCAGGCCGCGTCGATGATGACGTTCGACTACGTGCCCGCACATGCCCAACTCAGCGCCGCGCAGGTGCTTGCCGAACCGGAGGTCGCCGACGACGACCGGGGACAGGTCCGTCACGGTGCCTACCGGCCCGACCACTTCGTCAAGCTGACCGAGGAGAAGCTGCAGGACCGTCGCGGTCCCGTCGCCGAGCCGGCCGGAATCACCGTCAGCGCCGACTACACCACCGCCGTCAACACCCACTATCCGATCGAGCTGTCAGCGACCATCGCGCAGTGGGACGGCGATTGCCTGATCATTCACGACGGCACTCGGTGGATCACCGGTGAAAGGCGGATGCTCGCTGCGTATCTCGCCATGCCCGAGGATCGGATCCGGATTCTGTCGCCTCTGGTGGGTGGCGCCTTCGGTTCCAAGAGCTTCCTGTGGATGCATGTGGTGCTGTGTGCGGTCGCCGCACGGGAGGTCGGCCGTCCGGTGAAGCTGGTGCTGACCAGAAATCAGATGTTCACCGCGACGGGCCACCGGCCGCGCACCGAGCAGCGGGTGTCGCTCGTCGCCGGCGACAGTGGTGAGATCCTCAGCACCGAGCAGCACACACTGACCGAGACGTCGACGGTGGCGCACTTCTGCGAACCGGTCGGGTTGTCGGCGCGGCTTCTGTACCGCTCACCACGGTTGGTGGTATCCCACACCGTGGCGCGGATCAATGCGCCGACACCGTGCTTCATGAGAGGACCGGGTGAAGCGCCCGGCCTGTTCGCCCTCGAGGTCGCCATGGACGAACTCGCCGATGCGACGGGTCAGGATCCGGTGCTGATGCGGCTCGCCAACCTCAGCGATGTGGATCAGACCAACGGCAGGCCCTGGTCGGCCGCGCATCTGGCCGAGTGCTACCTCAGCGGGGCGCAGCGATTCGGCTGGCAACAGCGTCCCGGTCCACGAGCGCTGCGCCGCAACGGGATTCAGATCGGATGGGGAATGGCCACGGCCACCTATCCGGGCCGCCGGATGCCTGCCGGCTGCCGGGTGGAGACAAGCTCCGACGGTCGGGTGCGATTCAGCGCCGCGACGCACGAGATCGGCACCGGTGTCAGGACCGTCATGACCCAACTCGCCGCCGACACCACCGGCCTGCCCCTGTCGCACGTCAGCTTCGAATCCGGCGACTCGCTGTTCCCGGACGCCCCCTACAGCGGCGCCTCCCAGACCACGGCGACGGTCGGGTCGGCCGTGTTCGCCGCGGCGCAGGAGTGGAAGCGCCGACTCGGTGACCACGCCCCGCAGGTCGCGGGAGAACTGGCGGACGCGCTCTGCTTCACGGTGTCCACCGAAGGCGCTCCGGAAACCGGTTCGGTGTCACAGTCGTTCGGCGCGCATTTCTGCGAGGTGGAGGTCGACGAGCAGATCGGTCGCATCGCGGTGACCCGCTGGGTGGCGGTGATGGACTGTGGACGGGTCCTCAATCCCAAACTGGCCACCAACCAGGTCATGGGCGGCATCACGTTCGGTCTGGGTATGGCGCTGCTCGAGCAGGTACCCCACGACCCGCGGACCGCCCAGTTGATCGGGGAGTACTACGTGCCCACCCATGCCGATCGGCCCGCCTTCGACATCTCCTTCGTCGACACCCCGGACTACGCACTGGACGAGATCGGCGTCCGCGGCATCGGCGAGATCGGGGCGTGCGGAGTGCCTGCGGCCATAGCGAACGCGATCCACCACGCCACCGGCAAACGACTGCGCGACCTACCGATAACGCTCGAAGCGCTCATGGAGCCCTTCGAATCCCGCACCGACGGACGGAATTGA
- a CDS encoding NAD(P)-dependent alcohol dehydrogenase: MSTVSAYAANSATDPLTRTTITRRDVGAHDVAFDIHFAGICHSDIHTVTGEWGGVEYPMVPGHEIAGVVTEVGSEVTKFTVGDRVGVGCFVDSCRECEYCRAGEEQYCNNPGMVGTYNGVGRDGQPTQGGYSGAIVVDENYVLRVPDAISLADAAPLLCAGITTYSPLRHWNAGPGTRVAVIGLGGLGHLAVKLAVALGADVTVLSQSLKKMEDGLRLGASEYHATSDPETFKKLRGSFDLILNTVSANLDLGAYLGLLKLDGTLVELGMPENAMEVPAAALIFGRRRIAGSLIGGIAETQEMLDFCAEHGVAPEIEIIEPDYINEAYQRVIASDVRYRFVIDTESLR, from the coding sequence ATGAGCACCGTTTCCGCCTACGCAGCCAATTCGGCCACAGATCCGCTGACCAGGACCACGATCACCCGCCGCGATGTCGGGGCTCACGACGTCGCGTTCGACATCCATTTCGCCGGGATCTGTCACTCCGACATCCACACCGTCACCGGGGAATGGGGCGGCGTCGAGTACCCGATGGTGCCCGGACACGAGATCGCGGGCGTGGTCACCGAGGTCGGATCCGAGGTGACGAAGTTCACCGTGGGCGACCGCGTCGGCGTCGGATGCTTTGTCGACTCGTGCCGCGAGTGTGAGTACTGCCGCGCCGGCGAGGAGCAGTACTGCAACAACCCCGGCATGGTCGGGACCTACAACGGCGTCGGACGTGACGGGCAGCCCACGCAGGGCGGCTACAGCGGCGCGATCGTCGTCGACGAGAACTACGTTCTGCGCGTCCCGGACGCCATCTCGCTGGCGGATGCGGCCCCGCTGCTGTGCGCGGGCATCACCACCTATTCGCCGCTGCGGCACTGGAATGCCGGACCCGGCACCCGGGTGGCGGTCATCGGTCTCGGCGGGCTCGGACATCTGGCGGTGAAGCTGGCGGTCGCGCTGGGCGCCGACGTCACCGTGCTCAGCCAGTCGCTGAAGAAGATGGAGGACGGTCTGCGGCTGGGAGCCTCCGAGTACCACGCCACCAGCGACCCCGAGACCTTCAAGAAGCTGCGGGGCAGTTTCGATCTGATCCTCAACACCGTCTCGGCCAATCTGGACCTCGGCGCCTACCTCGGGTTGCTCAAGCTCGACGGCACCCTGGTCGAGCTCGGGATGCCCGAGAACGCCATGGAGGTCCCCGCCGCTGCGTTGATCTTCGGGCGACGCCGGATCGCGGGATCACTGATCGGCGGGATCGCCGAAACGCAGGAGATGCTGGATTTCTGCGCCGAACACGGCGTCGCTCCCGAGATCGAGATCATCGAGCCCGACTACATCAACGAGGCGTATCAGCGGGTGATCGCCAGCGATGTGCGCTACCGGTTCGTCATCGACACCGAGTCACTGCGCTAG
- a CDS encoding xanthine dehydrogenase family protein subunit M: protein MRPFAFDHADSVGGAIDAAEAGAKYYAGGTNLLDLMKSGVESPSALVDIRRLELDSITTTDDSAVLIGAGATNSAVANHPLIRTRYPVLSQAILSGATTQIRNMATIGGNLVQRTRCPYFMDPSFAHCNKRSPATGCAARDGVNREHALFGASESCVAVHPSDMAVALVMLDATVQVQGPQGRRRIPMGEFLVLPGLTPDRDNALRPAELITGVVLPRSSFARHSWYLKVRDRHSYAFALVSVAAGVHLHDGIISSAAISAGGVAAKPWRVTAAEDALTGRSPDTETFRAAARLFTADAVPLSQNGFKVDLVMHSVVRALERAVDHALAQ from the coding sequence ATGAGGCCATTCGCCTTCGACCATGCGGACAGCGTCGGCGGCGCCATCGACGCCGCCGAAGCCGGGGCGAAGTACTACGCCGGCGGCACGAACCTGCTCGACCTGATGAAGAGCGGAGTGGAGAGCCCGAGCGCGCTGGTGGACATCCGCAGGCTCGAACTGGACTCGATCACCACGACCGACGACAGTGCAGTGCTGATCGGGGCGGGCGCGACCAACAGCGCCGTGGCGAACCACCCGCTGATCCGCACGCGTTATCCGGTGCTCTCCCAAGCGATCCTGTCCGGGGCGACCACACAGATCCGCAACATGGCCACCATCGGTGGGAACCTCGTGCAGCGCACCCGCTGTCCCTATTTCATGGACCCGTCGTTCGCTCACTGCAACAAGCGTTCTCCCGCAACGGGTTGCGCGGCCCGCGACGGTGTCAATCGCGAGCACGCGCTGTTCGGAGCGAGTGAGTCCTGCGTCGCCGTCCACCCTTCCGACATGGCCGTGGCACTGGTGATGCTCGACGCAACCGTGCAGGTGCAGGGACCGCAGGGTCGTCGCCGCATCCCGATGGGGGAGTTCCTGGTGCTGCCGGGCCTCACACCCGATCGTGACAACGCGCTACGGCCCGCCGAACTGATCACCGGCGTGGTGCTCCCGCGGTCCTCCTTCGCCCGGCACAGCTGGTATCTGAAGGTTCGCGACCGGCACAGCTACGCGTTTGCGCTGGTGTCGGTCGCCGCGGGTGTGCACCTCCACGACGGCATCATCTCCTCGGCTGCGATCTCCGCAGGCGGAGTCGCCGCCAAGCCGTGGCGGGTGACGGCAGCCGAGGACGCCCTCACCGGGCGCAGCCCCGACACCGAAACCTTCCGCGCTGCGGCGCGGCTCTTCACCGCAGACGCGGTTCCGTTGAGTCAGAACGGATTCAAGGTCGACCTGGTGATGCACAGCGTGGTCCGGGCCCTGGAGCGGGCCGTGGATCACGCGCTAGCGCAGTGA
- a CDS encoding response regulator transcription factor, with product MRGLRVVIADDDVLLREGLASLLERSGFEVAGQAGDGTALLELVRDRKPDLALVDIRMPPSLSTEGLDAAKVIRDEFPEIGIVVLSAHIDVDHAMELLAGGRAIGYLLKTRVTDVADFVDTLQRVANGASVVDPALVAELVSARKRDDPLAAVSPREREVLTLMAEGLSNAGIGRRLWVTEGTVEKHVRSILTKLNLPETGDDHRRVRAVIMYLDAR from the coding sequence ATGCGCGGCCTGCGGGTCGTGATCGCCGACGACGACGTGCTGTTGCGCGAAGGCCTGGCCAGCTTGCTGGAACGGTCGGGATTCGAGGTGGCGGGCCAGGCCGGTGACGGGACAGCCCTTCTGGAGTTGGTGCGCGACCGCAAGCCTGATCTGGCGCTGGTCGACATCCGGATGCCGCCGAGCCTCAGCACCGAGGGACTCGATGCCGCCAAGGTGATCCGCGACGAGTTCCCCGAGATCGGCATCGTGGTGCTCTCGGCGCACATCGATGTCGACCACGCGATGGAGCTTCTGGCCGGCGGCCGGGCGATCGGCTATCTGCTCAAGACCCGGGTGACCGATGTGGCCGACTTCGTCGACACGTTGCAGCGGGTGGCCAACGGCGCTTCGGTCGTCGATCCGGCGTTGGTGGCCGAGCTCGTGTCGGCGCGCAAACGCGACGACCCGCTGGCCGCCGTCAGCCCCCGCGAGCGGGAGGTGCTGACGCTGATGGCCGAAGGCTTGTCCAACGCCGGGATCGGACGCCGGTTGTGGGTCACCGAGGGAACGGTGGAAAAGCACGTCCGCAGCATCCTGACGAAGCTGAACCTGCCCGAAACCGGCGACGACCACCGGCGGGTCCGCGCGGTGATCATGTACCTCGACGCACGCTGA
- a CDS encoding response regulator transcription factor, protein MSAPRCLIVDDSAAFRNAAKAMLERGGFVVVGVACDAEEAVLRAAELHPDIVLVDVDLGADSGFDVAERLSGMSVILTSTHDEQDFADLIAASPAAGFLPKFALSPSAIRAVLAQP, encoded by the coding sequence ATGAGTGCTCCGCGCTGTCTGATCGTCGACGACAGCGCCGCGTTCCGAAATGCCGCGAAGGCCATGCTGGAACGCGGCGGCTTCGTTGTGGTCGGTGTGGCGTGTGACGCCGAGGAGGCGGTGCTGCGGGCCGCGGAACTACACCCCGACATAGTGCTGGTCGACGTCGATCTCGGTGCCGACAGCGGTTTCGACGTCGCCGAGCGGCTCAGCGGCATGTCGGTCATCCTCACCTCGACCCACGACGAGCAGGACTTCGCCGACCTGATCGCCGCCAGCCCGGCGGCGGGATTCCTCCCGAAGTTCGCGCTGTCGCCCAGCGCCATCCGGGCCGTGCTCGCGCAGCCGTGA
- a CDS encoding 2Fe-2S iron-sulfur cluster-binding protein, with product MTPTDHRIHLRINGVGRDVDTDVRSTLLDLLRERLGLTGTKKGCDHGLCGACTVHVDDERVLSCLTLAVSIDGAEVRTVEGLADGEVLDPLQRAFVERDGFQCGYCTSGQLCSARAMLREHARGDLSATTFDGGREDVADGPTCLSDNEIRERMAGNICRCGAYSNIVEAIAEVARS from the coding sequence GTGACACCAACCGATCACCGCATTCACCTGAGGATCAACGGAGTCGGCCGGGACGTCGACACCGATGTGCGCTCGACACTGCTCGACCTGCTACGCGAGCGGCTTGGGCTGACCGGAACCAAAAAGGGATGTGACCACGGTCTGTGCGGAGCGTGCACCGTCCACGTGGACGACGAGCGAGTGTTGAGTTGTCTGACACTGGCGGTGTCGATCGACGGGGCCGAGGTGCGAACCGTGGAGGGCCTGGCTGACGGCGAGGTCCTCGACCCGCTGCAGCGCGCCTTCGTCGAGCGCGACGGCTTCCAGTGCGGCTACTGCACCTCCGGGCAACTCTGCTCTGCGCGCGCCATGCTGCGCGAGCACGCACGCGGTGATCTGTCCGCGACCACGTTCGACGGCGGTCGCGAGGACGTGGCCGACGGCCCGACGTGTCTGTCGGACAACGAGATCCGGGAACGCATGGCCGGCAACATCTGTCGCTGCGGCGCCTACTCCAACATCGTCGAGGCGATCGCCGAGGTGGCCCGGTCATGA